Proteins co-encoded in one Leptolyngbya sp. FACHB-261 genomic window:
- a CDS encoding nuclear transport factor 2 family protein: MEERVADLRAIRDLIERQFSSMSWSVGGGPDTAMFKSAFLPGAPLYPSARPVSVKSLEEFTERMGELARTTLTSLHERVIGTQILVFGNVAVAVAACENTENQGEVNRNVEMLLLVKSEGHWKIAAQAWDKETNSVPIPAELLVDF, translated from the coding sequence ATGGAAGAGCGAGTGGCTGACCTCAGGGCGATCAGGGACCTCATTGAACGCCAGTTCTCGAGCATGAGCTGGTCGGTGGGAGGAGGACCTGACACGGCTATGTTCAAAAGTGCCTTCCTCCCGGGCGCGCCGCTTTATCCGTCCGCCCGTCCCGTTTCGGTGAAGTCGCTCGAGGAGTTCACAGAGCGCATGGGCGAACTCGCTCGAACGACGCTGACGTCCCTCCATGAGCGGGTGATCGGAACGCAGATATTGGTCTTCGGCAATGTCGCGGTGGCCGTAGCAGCCTGTGAGAACACGGAAAACCAAGGCGAGGTCAACCGCAATGTGGAGATGTTGCTGCTCGTCAAAAGCGAGGGGCATTGGAAGATAGCGGCGCAGGCTTGGGACAAGGAAACGAACAGCGTGCCGATACCAGCCGAACTACTGGTGGACTTCTGA
- a CDS encoding DMT family transporter: MQAVRAAANPGRDAEDVTIRVGSSNLLLPHSDRGNSAGCRSSQLIAETAGFQHFLPPGHKDSVLKTSTPETAIGASQRRLGLAAVLFAVVLWAVAANMISSLLVAGVNPFELAVSSVVIATFGLAVVNSFRMKPEAKAMNWQQFILGLLFAGLIGANYLAIAHLPVAVAILLLFTSPLMVVIWTALTTRRMPRGSVLAAMLLLIVGVVLVSKVVESNLSEFNGFGIVIGLSSAVFFTAYNLQGERVGHSDETLGVMLKTFAVASVFWLAYQVTQGVPETLLEPENMWKILYVGIAGTTLPYSLFFWGIQRVQTERAVVIATLEPVIAFALAWLWFGQTLTLLQLVGGSLIILAVTALQLIKPSSQVTAKTERQGF; the protein is encoded by the coding sequence ATGCAGGCAGTCCGTGCCGCTGCTAACCCTGGCAGGGATGCAGAAGATGTCACCATCCGAGTTGGCAGCAGTAATCTACTGCTTCCCCACTCAGATCGAGGCAATTCAGCAGGTTGCCGCTCAAGCCAGCTGATAGCCGAAACAGCCGGGTTCCAGCATTTTCTACCACCAGGTCACAAGGATTCTGTGCTGAAAACATCAACACCTGAAACAGCCATTGGAGCTTCTCAACGCAGGTTAGGGCTAGCGGCGGTACTTTTCGCAGTCGTGCTCTGGGCAGTCGCTGCCAACATGATCAGTAGCTTGCTTGTCGCAGGCGTGAATCCTTTTGAACTGGCAGTATCGAGTGTGGTGATCGCCACCTTTGGTCTTGCTGTTGTGAATAGCTTCAGGATGAAACCAGAAGCGAAAGCAATGAATTGGCAGCAGTTTATTCTGGGCTTGTTGTTTGCTGGCTTAATAGGAGCAAATTACCTGGCGATCGCCCATCTTCCAGTTGCTGTTGCGATTTTACTGCTGTTTACATCGCCTCTGATGGTCGTGATATGGACAGCCTTGACAACGCGGCGGATGCCCAGGGGATCGGTACTTGCAGCAATGCTTTTATTGATTGTCGGCGTTGTGCTGGTGTCGAAGGTAGTGGAGAGTAACCTCAGTGAATTTAATGGGTTTGGCATTGTCATCGGTCTATCAAGCGCTGTGTTCTTCACCGCTTATAACCTGCAAGGTGAGCGAGTTGGACATTCAGATGAAACCCTTGGAGTGATGCTGAAAACGTTTGCAGTTGCCAGCGTCTTCTGGCTTGCCTATCAGGTAACGCAAGGAGTCCCTGAGACGTTGCTTGAGCCGGAAAACATGTGGAAAATCCTTTATGTCGGCATTGCTGGAACCACCCTTCCTTATTCCCTCTTCTTCTGGGGTATCCAACGCGTTCAGACTGAACGAGCTGTGGTGATTGCAACGCTTGAACCCGTGATTGCTTTTGCGCTGGCATGGCTGTGGTTTGGTCAGACGCTAACGCTTCTGCAACTCGTCGGCGGTAGCCTGATTATCCTTGCGGTCACGGCATTGCAACTCATCAAGCCATCGTCACAAGTCACTGCAAAAACCGAGCGACAGGGTTTCTGA
- a CDS encoding FAD-dependent oxidoreductase, translating to MNSVCQLGRCKDLIAGQVGDACQYIPVTSAQRKTGLNSHERGVQLHLGVKPIKVDGGQKRLTLSDGAELAYDALLIATGRKVHVDGMGLEAAGVKFSAAAVEADDHLRTANHAVYAAGDVARLEKYTHAAHTTGELAVANALDGAGKRVADLVIPRCTYTDPEVAQVGITPQEAAKQGIAINTHRLELAKVERAVIDGETDGFAALHTHNGITVGATFVAAHAGSPCRC from the coding sequence ATGAATTCTGTTTGCCAGCTCGGGCGGTGTAAAGACCTCATCGCTGGACAAGTTGGCGATGCATGTCAATACATCCCGGTTACGTCCGCGCAGCGTAAAACTGGCTTGAATAGTCATGAGAGGGGGGTGCAGCTGCACCTGGGAGTGAAACCGATCAAGGTGGACGGCGGACAAAAGCGACTGACTCTGAGCGACGGGGCGGAACTGGCGTATGATGCGCTTCTGATCGCGACTGGACGTAAGGTGCATGTGGACGGGATGGGGCTAGAGGCCGCCGGGGTGAAGTTCAGTGCCGCTGCGGTCGAAGCTGACGACCATCTCCGGACGGCGAACCACGCAGTGTACGCCGCTGGGGACGTAGCACGACTGGAGAAGTACACCCATGCGGCGCACACGACGGGCGAACTGGCGGTGGCAAACGCGCTGGACGGAGCCGGAAAGCGCGTTGCGGATCTGGTCATTCCCCGCTGTACCTACACTGACCCGGAAGTGGCTCAAGTTGGGATTACTCCGCAGGAAGCGGCAAAACAGGGGATCGCCATCAACACCCATCGCCTGGAGTTAGCAAAAGTTGAGCGGGCAGTAATTGATGGGGAGACAGACGGATTTGCCGCTTTGCACACCCACAACGGGATCACCGTGGGGGCAACTTTTGTGGCTGCTCATGCAGGCAGTCCGTGCCGCTGCTAA
- a CDS encoding NAD(P)H-dependent oxidoreductase produces the protein MHVLTVFDHPQRKNFPGAVLDAFVEGVVQAGHTAEVADLHAEGFDPRFTVEDHAHFWGGPRPAEIAREQARVDAADAIVLVFPVYWWSFPALLKGWIDRVFTTGWAYSLDAKSNSRGHLSGKPVMLIGTGGTRQATYDKYGYGDALRTQIEVGIFNFCGMTDVETHLLLDVDGEANAERRAGYLVDARALGAGLVAPDRVPTGVQHGPKRVQHDAGHSST, from the coding sequence ATGCACGTTTTAACCGTTTTCGACCATCCGCAACGTAAGAACTTCCCCGGAGCGGTGCTCGACGCTTTCGTCGAAGGCGTCGTCCAGGCCGGTCACACGGCGGAGGTCGCCGACCTGCACGCCGAGGGCTTCGACCCGCGCTTCACCGTCGAGGACCACGCGCACTTCTGGGGCGGACCGCGGCCCGCCGAAATCGCTCGGGAACAGGCGCGCGTCGACGCCGCGGACGCGATCGTGCTCGTCTTTCCGGTCTACTGGTGGTCGTTCCCCGCCCTGCTCAAGGGTTGGATCGACCGCGTGTTCACAACCGGTTGGGCCTATTCGCTCGACGCGAAATCCAACAGCCGGGGGCACCTGAGCGGCAAGCCGGTCATGCTGATCGGCACCGGTGGAACACGCCAAGCCACCTACGACAAGTACGGCTACGGCGACGCGCTGCGCACGCAAATCGAAGTCGGCATTTTCAACTTTTGCGGCATGACTGACGTCGAGACGCACCTGCTGCTCGACGTCGACGGTGAGGCCAACGCGGAGCGTCGGGCAGGGTATTTGGTCGACGCCCGCGCGCTCGGGGCCGGGCTGGTCGCGCCCGACCGCGTTCCTACGGGCGTGCAACACGGTCCTAAGCGCGTGCAACACGATGCCGGGCATTCGAGCACCTAA